One Dunckerocampus dactyliophorus isolate RoL2022-P2 chromosome 18, RoL_Ddac_1.1, whole genome shotgun sequence genomic region harbors:
- the LOC129171455 gene encoding uncharacterized protein LOC129171455, protein MHQLDYTITKPGISSFLTNSSSNLQDVDAPFPPSQLPFHPDATQHTSPLQKPPITQTQQEFHPQNPPVVKNIKKSPPPISHGEIVGVVQDSEQVSQNTLLGQSTQDMHSASYSSPLQSNANLNTSFLSHPHPAAPHAPSITYPSHISSAMHNPQLRNTSFTLPLQRHLSPIAHASPPHQTVGVNSPLLSGLQTSQMQGSMLKLRGDSLTMTQNLVEAQFTTVDGDDGVGGVKQSPPLMSNALQNPSLHQSSFQLPDGTIVNRSEPAESSSGPSLSSPMLSSALLNPRLQQGTYQLPNNTLLSSSEATSATSAASPVLSSALLNPKISKATYKLPNGTSITRNQPPSEAVTSSSPTPKPIPIEANWCHSGSIC, encoded by the exons ATGCACCAGTTGGACTACACAATTACTAAACCAGGCATATCCTCGTTTCTTACAAATTCTTCATCAAACCTTCAAGATGTAGATGCCCCATTTCCACCCTCCCAACTTCCTTTTCATCCTGATGCCACCCAGCATACTTCACCCTTACAGAAGCCACCCATAACCCAGACACAGCAAGAATTCCACCCTCAAAATCCTCCTGTTgttaaaaatataaagaaaagtCCACCCCCCATATCTCATGGGGAGATAGTGGGTGTTGTCCAGGACAGCGAGCAAGTTAGTCAGAATACCCTTCTGGGTCAATCGACGCAGGACATGCACAGTGCTTCCTACTCGTCTCCCCTCCAGTCCAATGCCAACCTAAATACATCCTTCTTGTCACATCCTCATCCAGCAGCACCTCATGCCCCATCCATCACTTACCCATCACATATATCCTCTGCTATGCATAATCCCCAACTACGCAACACATCTTTTACCTTACCCCTTCAGCGACATCTCTCTCCCATTGCTCATGCATCTCCACCTCATCAGACTGTCGGGGTTAACTCCCCACTTCTCTCAGGACTTCAGACGTCACAAATGCAAGGATCTATGCTTAAACTCCGAGGTGATTCtttgacaatgacccaaaacctTGTTGAGGCCCAGTTTACCACTGTTGACGGAGATGATGGTGTTGGAGGCGTAAAGCAGTCACCCCCTCTGATGTCCAATGCACTGCAGAACCCGAGCTTACACCAATCCTCCTTCCAACTACCTGACGGCACTATTGTGAACAGAAGCGAACCTGCCGAATCTTCTTCTGGACCATCCCTTTCCTCTCCGATGTTGTCCTCTGCCTTACTTAATCCCCGTTTGCAGCAAGGCACATATCAGTTACCTAACAACACTCTACTCAGCAGTTCAGAGGCCACATCTGCAACCAGCGCTGCATCACCTGTGCTTTCTTCTGCACTATTGAATCCTAAAATTAGCAAAGCTACATACAAACTGCCCAATGGCACCTCAATTACAAGAAATCAACCACCATCAGAGGCGGTCACATCATCCTCTCCC ACTCCCAAACCCATCCCTATTGAGGCAAACTGGTGCCACAGTGGCTCCATCTGTTGA